The DNA sequence CCTATTTTGAGTAGTTACTTTAACATTTCTTTCATCACCAGGTTCATTAAAGAAATAAGTAAATATCATAAATACAGTAGTGGTAACTATTATTAATGCCAATAGGGAAATAAGTATTCTGCGATGCTGGTCATACATGTTTACAGGCAAAATATCGGATATTATATCTATTTTTTGTTATGACAATCAATAAAGTACTGCATGCATGAACATTTAATGGATTTATTCATCAATATTCTACATAATTAATAAAGGCATTCCATTATAAAATGGAAAGATATAAGTTAATAAAAAATCCCTTGAACTTTGATCATAATGAGGAGTATAAACCATATAAGCAAGATTTCGTTTGTCTTGACCATATTGATACTTTTTGGTGTTTTACAGTATATTAATTTCCAGTCATCCCCTGAAAAGGTTATTCCTTATGGTACACCTGAAATACTCTGGGTAAATAGTATAATCAAACTGGTGGTTGCTTTAGGTACTATTGGCCTTTTTTCTATAACATTGATAATGCACCGCAAATTCATGAAATCCGAAGGTCAGCATCATGAGGACAAGAAGGCCATAAAAAGAGCTTCTCTTATCGAACGTTTCTCTCCAATCCAGATAATTGTCCATGCAGTTACCGGGATTTCCATTTTGATCCTTTATTTTACCGGTATTCCCCTGCTGTATCCCGAACATCTTGGATGGATTACAGATATGATCGTACTGTCAAGAAACATGTTCTTACATAGATTGGCAGGATTGGGATTGTTATCTGCTGCAATATACTATCTGTTGTACACAGTCCAGTATATTAAGGACGTGGACAAGGATTTTACCAAAAACATCATTCCTACGCCTATGGATGTTAAAAGTGCCATTTCTGACTTAATGCTTGTTTTGGGTAAGAAGAGCAAAAAGTACGAGTCACATAAATTCAACTGGCTTGAAAAGGTGGATATCTGGAGTGTGGCAGTTTTCGACGGACTGATAATGTGTGTAACAGGCGTCATAATATGGGCGCCGTGGTTGTTCTCATCCTTCCTGTCTCCTTCGTATATACTGAGTATCAATGTGTTACATGGCGGGTTTGCTGTGTTAAGCCTATGCGGTATATTGCTGCACTTCTATGTTGTACATCTTACTCCGCATAGGTTCCCCATGGACTTCAGTATTTTTACCGGTACTGTACCTTTGAAGGAAGCTGAGGAAGAATATCCACTATGGGTAAAAGAAGTAGGTGATAAATCATGATTGAGCGAATCGGTACTTATGTTGTACTTATTTCTTTACTGACATTTGTGTTAGTTGAGACAAATATCCTGACAACAGGTGTAATCATCACAATTGGCCTGAACGTGGCCATGTTGCTCGTAGCTGCGCAGTTTCTGGCGTTGCTTCTTGGTATAAAGCGATCACTGGGAATATTCAACAAGATGGAACAAAGCCCACTTTATTCACCCGTGAGGGAAGGACTCATATTTTCCCAGAAAGAGGAGCAATAGCACGTTTAATAATAATTATTTTAGGAGCAAATACAATGGGTATCAGGGAAAGTCTGGATGCGGCTTCAAATGTATTAGTCAAAGAGAACCTGCTTATGGTTTCAATCAATGAGAATATGGTGGGCAACGGCTGGAAATTGCTGGAAGAGAGTTTCAGGCCTTCTGAATTCTTTTCAATGTTCGCTAAGAAGGAAAGTCCTTTAAACCGGATATCTATAAAGGCATCAGCGATGGGAAATATGTTGAAAGTGAATTTCAAAGGTGAAAGAGCATCCCGGAGTTCAATGGAAGATATCATTGATTCCAATAGTTATGAAATTTCCAAGACATTCAATGTTAACATGTATGTTACCGATGACATTGAAATGAGCAATGAACAACTGTTATCCAATGCAGTTTGTCTCGTTATCAAGGAACTTGAAGATAAATTAGCATAATCGAGGAATTGACTTCATGAAAATGCGCACACTCTCAATTATAATTATTCTCACTGCATTGGCAGTGATATTCTTTGGCAATCTTAGTTATAACAATTACCAGGCTCAGGCCTCTCATTACATAAAAGGTAATCTGTGGGATGAAAACACCTGTGGCGGCTGCCATCCGGGATCCTATGACGATACAAATAACTCATACCATGTATTGGGTGATACCGGGTATGTAGCAGTTAATGATTGGTCTCCTCTTCACATTAACTTGATCGAAGAGGATTATTCGGATGAACTGGCCAGGAGTTGGGGTATTCGGGAACCTGAAAGTGCCAATCTCAACTTGGCAGTTAACAGTACTGATAATGTAATCGGTTTTCTTACTTCTGATTGCAGGGTCTGCCATCTGAAAGGGGAGGTTGATTTTGATTGGTCCCAGTTGCTTGAAGCGTCATCAGGTAAGATAAAGGATGATTCGGAAACATTTGATGATGTATTCCTGGGCAAACCTTCAGACGCGGTATGTGCCGACCGCTGCCACAGGATAGAGGTTCCCGTACGGGCCGTAATGTGGTCCGGTGACGACTATGCTGAATATGATGCCCACGCTAATGCAAGTGTAAGCTGTATAGAGTGTCATACCACACAGAATCACCAGATAGGCCGGAACAGGACCATTGACAGTATGAATCCTGATGTATATCCTATGCAGCAGTGTATAGATTGTCATTTCGAAGTCAATCATGGCATGTATGCAGATGCCCATCTGGTAAATGTGTCATGCGAGTCATGCCACATCCCAATGTTGAAAGGAGGTCAGTTACCAGGTGGTGCCCCGTTACTTTCTGTAGATTGGACCGGCGGTAACAGGGTAAATGAATACAGGACCGAGGATTTCCAGCCAGTTCTAGCATGGTTTAACGGTACCGTGGAGGGAATTCCTTATCCATCTCACCGAAATGATTCGGGAGTCTTCCTGAAGCCATTAAACGTCATTAAAGTATCATGGTGGGACGATGGCAATGATGAGGAAATTGTACAGGACCCGGATAACAGTTCAAGGTGGGGTACCCCCATTATTCTTTCACATGTGAGGAAAGCCGATATTGATAATGATGGTAATGTGACTATCTCTGAGATGAGGTCATTTGATGCAGAAAAGGATGGAGCACCCGATTATCCGTATGCAGTAATAAGAAACAGGGATGTATATTATTCAATCAGCCATAATATCATTTCCAACGCCAGTGATAATGCTATGGGACTTACTGCACTGTGGTGTGTTGATTGTCACGGTAATACCTCCAGGATAGACTGGCCACTCCTTGGATATGAAACAGACCCGGCAGAAACTGACCCGCCGACTAATTTTTCATCGTATAATGTTACCGTGGAGATTGTTCCTCTGAGACCAAAACCCGAAGAGATTGAGCATGAACCTCAGTTACCCGTTGACCTGTTTGGTTTGGATGGTTAGATGATCATGGCTGCTCAGTATAGTTTTAACACGAATATTTCGTATAGAGGTTAATAAAATGACAGAAGAAGTGAAAGAAAAAAATTCACTGGAAGATGTACAAGATTCACGCAATCAGGTTGTAATACCGCTTCTTCAACACAGGGGTGTAAAATGCGAACCACTGGTAAGTGTGGGGGATAAAGTAATAATCGGTCAAAAGATTGGAAATGTAGACCATGACCTGGGTGCTCCGGTCCATTCAAGTGTTTCAGGAGATGTTGTAGCGATCAGAGATCATGCACATCCTGTATGTGGTAAAATGCAGAGTGTGATTATAACATATGATAAAATTGGTAATACTCCTAAATTCAAAGGTAATAAATCCGCCAATAAAGCTGAAATACTCGATAGAATTAAAGAGTCCGGTATAATTGACCTGGATGGAAATTCTCTTTATTTTAAACTCAATAGTGGAAAAATGATTGATACCGTATTGATAAACCTGACTAATGAAGGTGATTTATTCAGTAATTTCACGTCAGAGAATATCCCTAAGATAGTCAGCGGGCTGAAACTCTTGCTCAAAGTTTCAGGTGCCAGCAAAGGAGCGTTCGTTGTTGGAATGAATGATGTGAGGACGAATTCAGCTCTCAAGGCCGAACTGGGTGAAGATAACGATGTTAGCATATTCCAGGTAAAGAGGGTATATTCTCCCACCATGCTCAATCTTTTGGCAAAGGAGATGACGGGTATGAGAGTCCCCAATACTGGCACACCGGCAGACGTGGGTGTGCTCATTTCCAGTGCTTATGGTGCAATGGCCGTGAGTGAAGCAGTACTTGAAGGTATTCCTCCTATCAAAGTCAATGTAATGGTCTCTGGTGCAGTGAAACAACCTGGCGTCAAAAGGGTGATCGTTGGGACCAGCTTCAGGGAAGCTATCGAATCTTGTGGGGGATATATTGGTAAACCTGGTAAGATCATAGTTAACGATGTCATGACAGGCACGGCGCAATTCACCGATGAAGTGCCGGTCACAAAAGCCACAACCAGGATAGTTGTGCAGTCAGAAAATGAAGTGTTGAAGGATAAAACAGGCCCCTGCGTTCATTGTGCCAGGTGCGTGGACGTTTGTCCCGTAAATATCCTCCCAGGGTTTATAGCATCTTACGCAGATATTGGCAGGTACAATGAATGCGATAAACTTCATGTACAAAGTTGTATAGAATGCGGTATGTGTTCAAATGTGTGCCCATCCAAGCGACATCTGGTACAGTTGATACGGTATGCAAAACACGCCTTGTTAAAGTCATTCATGATAATGCAGGAAAAAGAATCGCCTAACCTGAAACTGGGATGTACTTCATGTAATAGCCCCTGTCACATGGGTGCACCAATGATATTGGTGGAGGGGAAATAAATGAAACTTGCAGTATCCCATCCTCCACACATAAAATGTAATGTTACTATTGCATCAATTAATGTTACCAAGATAGCAGTACTTGTTCCGGTCAGCCTGATATCAATGTATGTATTTGGGGTATATGCTCTGGCTGTAATACTGGCAAGTGTCCTGGCAGCCATCCTCACTGAAGTTGCTATACAGAAATTCCAGAAACAGGAATTGACCATTCATGATGGTGATGCAGCATTGATAGGCCTGATACTTGCATTAATGCTTCCGCCTACCGTTCCATTGTGGATACCAGTAATGGGGGCATTTTTTGCCGTTGCACTTGTCAAACATGCATTTGGCGGATTAGGGTCTACATTATTCAATCCTGCAATAGCAGCTCTGGTTTTTTTAAATATGTCCTGGACTGCGTTATTAGCTGTAGATTCTGTACCCCATATAACCCAGTATTCTGATCTCATACTTGAACTGGGTGCAGGGAGGCTGGTTGAGGTTTCACCAATTGCCCTTATCGGTGTGTTATACCTGATACGCAGGAAATACATTGATTGGCGCATTTCACTGTCATACCTGTTGACCACGATTGTACTTGCAGTGGTATTAGGTGAGGCCCTTTCCTATGTTATCACCGGATTATTGCTGCTGAGCGTGTTCTTCCTGGCTACTGATCCCACCACATCCCCTGTCACAAAGGATGGCAGGATCGTCTATGGTATAATGTGTGGAATATTGACAATAATGTACGGTTATTTCAGTTATAATTATGGACTGGGAGCAGTATACACTGTTTTCTTTGCCAATGCTGTATCCCCATTTATTGAAAAAAATACCTATCCAAAGCCTGTTGATGAGGTGATGGTATGAAACTGGACAAGGAATACATGTCAGCACTGGCAAAACTGGTGTTATTATCGGTAATTGCAGCAGCTATACTTGGTGCAGTTTATATCCCCACACAGGTGCAGCTAAAGATCTACCAGGAGGAGCAAAGACAACTGGCACTTCGGGAAGTAATGCCAGGGGCAGTCAGTTTTGAACAGGTATTATCAGGAGAGGAAACACTTTATTATCGTGCTCTTGATGAGAACAATAACCTGATAGGATATTCTTTTTTCAGGGACCAGAGCGGTTCCCAGAGCGTGATCACGGTTGCCGGGGGAATTGATACTAATTTCACAGTTACCGGAATTAAGATTATGACCCATGCTGAAACTCCCGGGCTCGGTGCGAAAATTGTTGAGTCGTGGTTTAGTGAACAGTTCAAAGGAGTGGAAGAGTCCAAACTACTGCTTTCTAAGAAAGGTGGATCAATTGATGCCATAACAGGTGCGACAATTTCTTCCCAGGCTGTAATCGATGCGATACAGTATAAAGTAGATGAAATTCAGAAAATGGAGAAATAGGTGGAATTCATTATGGCCGAAATGACAATCAAAGGTGAATATCTAAGAGGAATTATAAAAGATAATCCAATTTTTGGACTGGTCCTGGGACTTTGTCCCACCCTTGCAGTTACGACATCAGTTGAGAATGCCATAGGCATGGCAGGAGCTGCTATGTTTGTCCTGCTTGGTTCAAATATCATGATATCAGCATTGAGAAAACATATTCCACCGATAACCCGCTTGCCCATGTTTATTATAATAATATGCACATTTGTTACGATTATTGATCTGGTCATGGAGGCATATACTCCACCTTTATACAGGGCACTGGGTATCTTTATTCCCCTTATTGTGGTCAACTGTATTATTATTGGTCGTGCAGAAGCATACGCCAACAGGAATACGGTGAAATTCTCAATTATTGATGCTTTAGGGATAGGTACAGGATTCTTACTTGTACTGGTATTAATTGGTGCGATCAGGGAACTCCTGGGTACAGGAATGATAGTCCTGTTTGGATTACAAATAGTAAGTATTCCCATAAACCCGGCGACATTCATGATCCTCCCTGGTGGAGCTTTCATGACTATAGGAGTATTGATGGCAATGGTCAATTACGGGCGTATCAGAAAATTGAGGGAGGTGTGATAGATGGACTCGTTATTTGCCATAGCTATAAACGGGATTTTTGTCAAGAACTTCCTGCTGGTCCAGTTCCTGGGATTGTGTTCATTCCTGGGTGTATCAAAAGAGACAAAGAGCGCAGCCGGTATGTCTGCAGCGGTATTATTTGTAATGATAATGGCATCTACAGCTGCATTTCTCATATTCTCTTATGTATTGCAACCGCTTGGATTAACGTTCCTGTCGACAATAAGTTTTATTATCATAATTGCGGCTCTTGTGCAACTGGTGGAATTTATCATCCGTAAACACAGCCCTCCACTGTATCGTTCACTGGGAATATTTCTCCCCCTGATAACTACCAACTGTGCTATCCTGGGTGTTGTGGTACTCAATGTAAGACTTGAATATGGATTTGTACAGAGTGTTTTCTATGGTTTTACTGCCGGTCTTGGATATACCATGGTCATGTTACTCATGTCTGCTATCAGGGAAAGAATTAACATTCTTCATGTACCTGCATCTATCCAGGGATTACCCCATGCATTCTTTATTACCACATTGCTTTCCATGGCTTTTGTGAATTTCTTCGGAGTGATACCTACATGAACGGTACCCTGTTAATATCCGAATCAGCAATAATCATCGGAAGTATCGGATTTCTGGTAGGTATTGTGCTGATCTGGGCATCAATAAAATTTGCCGTTGAAACGAATCCTATCGTGGAAGAGGTCATTGGAGTGTTGCCAGGTGCCAATTGCGGTGCGTGTGGTTATGCCGGGTGTTCTGATTTTGCCGAAAAGGTCGTCAATGAAGCAGCA is a window from the ANME-2 cluster archaeon genome containing:
- a CDS encoding RnfABCDGE type electron transport complex subunit A, yielding MDSLFAIAINGIFVKNFLLVQFLGLCSFLGVSKETKSAAGMSAAVLFVMIMASTAAFLIFSYVLQPLGLTFLSTISFIIIIAALVQLVEFIIRKHSPPLYRSLGIFLPLITTNCAILGVVVLNVRLEYGFVQSVFYGFTAGLGYTMVMLLMSAIRERINILHVPASIQGLPHAFFITTLLSMAFVNFFGVIPT
- a CDS encoding FMN-binding protein → MKLDKEYMSALAKLVLLSVIAAAILGAVYIPTQVQLKIYQEEQRQLALREVMPGAVSFEQVLSGEETLYYRALDENNNLIGYSFFRDQSGSQSVITVAGGIDTNFTVTGIKIMTHAETPGLGAKIVESWFSEQFKGVEESKLLLSKKGGSIDAITGATISSQAVIDAIQYKVDEIQKMEK
- a CDS encoding RnfABCDGE type electron transport complex subunit C codes for the protein MTEEVKEKNSLEDVQDSRNQVVIPLLQHRGVKCEPLVSVGDKVIIGQKIGNVDHDLGAPVHSSVSGDVVAIRDHAHPVCGKMQSVIITYDKIGNTPKFKGNKSANKAEILDRIKESGIIDLDGNSLYFKLNSGKMIDTVLINLTNEGDLFSNFTSENIPKIVSGLKLLLKVSGASKGAFVVGMNDVRTNSALKAELGEDNDVSIFQVKRVYSPTMLNLLAKEMTGMRVPNTGTPADVGVLISSAYGAMAVSEAVLEGIPPIKVNVMVSGAVKQPGVKRVIVGTSFREAIESCGGYIGKPGKIIVNDVMTGTAQFTDEVPVTKATTRIVVQSENEVLKDKTGPCVHCARCVDVCPVNILPGFIASYADIGRYNECDKLHVQSCIECGMCSNVCPSKRHLVQLIRYAKHALLKSFMIMQEKESPNLKLGCTSCNSPCHMGAPMILVEGK
- a CDS encoding RnfABCDGE type electron transport complex subunit D produces the protein MKLAVSHPPHIKCNVTIASINVTKIAVLVPVSLISMYVFGVYALAVILASVLAAILTEVAIQKFQKQELTIHDGDAALIGLILALMLPPTVPLWIPVMGAFFAVALVKHAFGGLGSTLFNPAIAALVFLNMSWTALLAVDSVPHITQYSDLILELGAGRLVEVSPIALIGVLYLIRRKYIDWRISLSYLLTTIVLAVVLGEALSYVITGLLLLSVFFLATDPTTSPVTKDGRIVYGIMCGILTIMYGYFSYNYGLGAVYTVFFANAVSPFIEKNTYPKPVDEVMV
- a CDS encoding electron transport complex subunit E produces the protein MTIKGEYLRGIIKDNPIFGLVLGLCPTLAVTTSVENAIGMAGAAMFVLLGSNIMISALRKHIPPITRLPMFIIIICTFVTIIDLVMEAYTPPLYRALGIFIPLIVVNCIIIGRAEAYANRNTVKFSIIDALGIGTGFLLVLVLIGAIRELLGTGMIVLFGLQIVSIPINPATFMILPGGAFMTIGVLMAMVNYGRIRKLREV
- a CDS encoding methanogenesis multiheme c-type cytochrome; translation: MKMRTLSIIIILTALAVIFFGNLSYNNYQAQASHYIKGNLWDENTCGGCHPGSYDDTNNSYHVLGDTGYVAVNDWSPLHINLIEEDYSDELARSWGIREPESANLNLAVNSTDNVIGFLTSDCRVCHLKGEVDFDWSQLLEASSGKIKDDSETFDDVFLGKPSDAVCADRCHRIEVPVRAVMWSGDDYAEYDAHANASVSCIECHTTQNHQIGRNRTIDSMNPDVYPMQQCIDCHFEVNHGMYADAHLVNVSCESCHIPMLKGGQLPGGAPLLSVDWTGGNRVNEYRTEDFQPVLAWFNGTVEGIPYPSHRNDSGVFLKPLNVIKVSWWDDGNDEEIVQDPDNSSRWGTPIILSHVRKADIDNDGNVTISEMRSFDAEKDGAPDYPYAVIRNRDVYYSISHNIISNASDNAMGLTALWCVDCHGNTSRIDWPLLGYETDPAETDPPTNFSSYNVTVEIVPLRPKPEEIEHEPQLPVDLFGLDG
- a CDS encoding cytochrome b/b6 domain-containing protein, whose amino-acid sequence is MILFGVLQYINFQSSPEKVIPYGTPEILWVNSIIKLVVALGTIGLFSITLIMHRKFMKSEGQHHEDKKAIKRASLIERFSPIQIIVHAVTGISILILYFTGIPLLYPEHLGWITDMIVLSRNMFLHRLAGLGLLSAAIYYLLYTVQYIKDVDKDFTKNIIPTPMDVKSAISDLMLVLGKKSKKYESHKFNWLEKVDIWSVAVFDGLIMCVTGVIIWAPWLFSSFLSPSYILSINVLHGGFAVLSLCGILLHFYVVHLTPHRFPMDFSIFTGTVPLKEAEEEYPLWVKEVGDKS